TCGCCCGGCAGTGCCAAGGCGCGGCCAACTCGGCGGCGCTGGCCTGGACCCTGACAATTCCCGCAAGACTTCCGATCAAGCCCAGGCGCATGATGCTTTTGCCCTGAGCTTTCGGGCCGATGAAGGGCAAGGGAGCCATGAGCTTTGATTTTTATTTATACCGCGCCTCTCCTGGCTTGCCTGCAATCAATGACTGGAAGAAAGATCACGCCGAGCCGCTGGGAACACCAGCCGAGCTTCGCGCCAGAGTCAGTGAGTTATTTCCTGGCTTGACTTGGCTGGGGGATGCAGGTGGACGCATGTCAGCCCAAGGCCAGGGGCTCGGTGAATCAATCGAGTTGAGTCTGAATCCAAACAAAGGACCATTCGTGCAGTTCGTCGTGACCTATGCGTCTCCCCCAGTGCTCAGAAAACTAATGGAGGCGCTAGGGTTGAACTACTGCTGCACTCCAGAATCCGGTGAGTTGCGCGATCCATTCTCGGTTGGTGACAGCTGGCGAACATCCCCGTGACTCGCCCTGACTATTCCGTATGAGGCTTCCGATCAATACCGTGCGCTCGAAGCTTTCGCCCTGAGCTTTCGTGCCGATGCTTGTCGTCATGTTGTTCTCTCGTTTCGTACTGCCTTGTCAGCGCTGTGCGGGATGCAACGATGGTCAGACGGCATTTCCGTCCCGTGAGGAGATTTCCTCCGGTCATGGACGGCCTCGCCGCAACGCTGCATTATCGCGGCAGTACCGGACCGGGCATGAACGCAGAATTCGGGAGGTCGGCAATGAACTACAAGGGAAGCTGCCATTGCGGCAGGGTCGCATTCGAGGTGGAGGGCGAGATCGAGGGCGCCCTGGCGTGCAACTGCTCGATCTGCCAGCGCAAGGGTTCGCTGCTGTGGTTCGTTCCGCGTGAGAAGCTTCATCTCCTCACGCCCGACGACGCGGCAAGCAGCTACACGTTCAACAAGCACGCCATCAAGCACAGGTTCTGTCCGGTCTGCGGCATGCATCCGTACGGCGAAGGCACGGACCCTAAAGGCAACGCCATGGCCGCCATCAACATCCGCTGCATCGAGGGCATCGACCTTTCGGCCATCCCGGTCCGGCATTACGATGGCCGTTCCCTATGAAACGGCAGGCCTTGGTCCTCTCCTTCCACGGCACGGCCTGCGGCTATCCGTGACAGCCACGCACAATGCACTACGCAAAGAGGTGAGCCCATGCGGCACTTGATCGCGTTCGCCATCTTCCTCGCGGCTGTCGCCGCCTATGCCTTCGGCGTCGGCCCGCTGTTCTTCGGCACTCCGCTGGTCGGCAGCGTGCTGGTTCTCGTCGGTGTGCTGCTCGAGTTGGCGTTCTGGCTGCGGCTGTTGCGCCGAATGCCGGCAGCGCCCACGCCGGCGTCACCGCCGGCGAGCCAATGACCTGCCGCCGATAGCAGCATGGGCGTGAGCGACAAGATGGCCCTGCCGCCATGAGCAACGCCGTCTCGAACCTCGCCGAACTGCTGCAGTCGATGAACCCCGTGTTGAATCGCGGCGTGTACGCGTTCGTCTCGCTG
The window above is part of the Rhodanobacter sp. LX-99 genome. Proteins encoded here:
- a CDS encoding glycosyl transferase family 39 yields the protein MRHLIAFAIFLAAVAAYAFGVGPLFFGTPLVGSVLVLVGVLLELAFWLRLLRRMPAAPTPASPPASQ
- a CDS encoding GFA family protein → MDGLAATLHYRGSTGPGMNAEFGRSAMNYKGSCHCGRVAFEVEGEIEGALACNCSICQRKGSLLWFVPREKLHLLTPDDAASSYTFNKHAIKHRFCPVCGMHPYGEGTDPKGNAMAAINIRCIEGIDLSAIPVRHYDGRSL